In Methanonatronarchaeum sp. AMET-Sl, one genomic interval encodes:
- a CDS encoding endonuclease V, producing the protein MKSKDELIGLQHSIADKAEIFDDFGDIKLVGGVDQGFIERDYVVSVAVTIGVGGDLVEKSVSVRELDFPYIPGLLAFREAPSAIDALSSLDRAPDIVLVDGSGIIHPRRAGMATHIGVELDLPTIGVTKNLLCGELVSEPNKVGDCTEIRLDGDLVGYCFLTKKACNPIYVSPGHRVSPKTAVEVVDNCLDGYKLPEPIRLADQLVGEEKNNYK; encoded by the coding sequence ATGAAGTCTAAGGATGAGTTGATTGGGTTACAGCATTCTATTGCTGATAAAGCAGAGATTTTTGATGATTTTGGTGACATTAAGTTGGTTGGTGGTGTAGATCAGGGTTTTATCGAGCGAGATTATGTGGTTTCTGTTGCTGTAACAATAGGTGTTGGTGGAGATTTAGTTGAAAAGAGTGTATCTGTTAGAGAGTTGGATTTTCCTTATATACCTGGTTTACTGGCATTTAGAGAGGCTCCATCTGCTATTGATGCATTAAGTTCTCTTGATAGGGCTCCAGATATTGTTTTGGTTGATGGTTCTGGCATCATACATCCTAGGCGGGCAGGGATGGCAACTCATATTGGTGTAGAGCTTGATTTGCCAACGATTGGGGTTACTAAGAATCTTTTGTGTGGGGAGTTGGTTAGTGAGCCCAACAAAGTTGGTGATTGTACGGAGATTAGGTTGGATGGCGATTTGGTTGGCTATTGTTTCTTAACTAAAAAGGCCTGTAATCCAATTTATGTAAGCCCAGGACATAGGGTTTCACCCAAAACTGCTGTTGAGGTTGTTGATAACTGTCTTGATGGATATAAACTTCCTGAACCTATTAGGTTGGCTGATCAACTGGTTGGTGAAGAGAAAAATAATTATAAATAA
- a CDS encoding aminotransferase class I/II-fold pyridoxal phosphate-dependent enzyme: MKVSSRLKDVPPSGIREFFELVLNMDDVISLGVGEPDFVTPWRIREAGIYSLETGYTSYTSNKGLLELRKLIAEELRERYSIDYDPKEEILITTGVSEAFDLAMRSVVDPGDEVIVFEPSYVSYDPCVKFSGGKTKRIKLDMESGFVPSPDVIRENISSDTALMVINNPNNPTGSCLDLDTAREISRISKEFDVPLLCDEIYSKLVYNDELHSPLDFEGMKEQCILLDGFSKSHAMTGWRIGYAAGPKKVISAMNKIHQYTMLCAPIVSQKAAVEAIESCDGEVQEMVSEYNRRRRLVYGRFNKMGLKCVEPKGAFYVFPSIKKTGLSSEEFSRQLLEEEKVAVVPGTAFGEAGEGYIRCSYANSKDVLKEALDKISRFIEDKV; the protein is encoded by the coding sequence ATGAAGGTTTCTAGTAGATTGAAGGATGTTCCGCCATCGGGGATTAGGGAGTTTTTCGAGCTTGTTTTGAATATGGATGATGTGATTTCGCTTGGGGTTGGTGAACCGGATTTTGTAACTCCTTGGCGGATTAGAGAAGCTGGAATTTATTCTCTTGAAACTGGTTATACGTCTTATACTTCGAATAAGGGTTTATTAGAGCTTCGTAAGCTTATCGCTGAGGAATTAAGGGAGCGGTATTCCATAGATTATGACCCTAAGGAAGAGATATTGATTACTACTGGAGTGAGTGAGGCTTTTGATTTGGCAATGAGGTCAGTTGTTGATCCTGGTGATGAGGTTATCGTTTTTGAACCATCTTATGTGTCATATGACCCTTGTGTCAAGTTTAGTGGAGGTAAGACTAAGAGAATTAAGTTGGATATGGAGTCTGGGTTTGTTCCATCTCCAGATGTTATTCGAGAAAATATCTCTAGTGATACTGCTTTAATGGTTATAAACAATCCTAATAACCCTACTGGTAGTTGTTTAGATCTTGATACTGCTAGAGAAATATCGCGGATTTCAAAGGAGTTTGATGTACCGTTGTTGTGTGATGAGATATATAGTAAACTTGTATATAATGATGAGTTGCATAGTCCACTGGATTTTGAGGGAATGAAAGAGCAATGTATTTTACTTGATGGTTTTTCCAAATCACATGCTATGACCGGTTGGAGAATTGGTTATGCTGCTGGGCCTAAAAAAGTTATTTCTGCGATGAATAAGATTCATCAATATACGATGTTATGCGCTCCAATAGTTTCTCAAAAAGCTGCTGTTGAGGCTATTGAAAGCTGTGATGGTGAGGTTCAGGAGATGGTGAGTGAGTATAACCGGCGTCGTAGGTTGGTTTATGGAAGGTTTAATAAGATGGGTCTGAAGTGTGTGGAGCCGAAGGGAGCTTTCTATGTATTCCCATCAATCAAGAAGACGGGGCTTAGTTCTGAAGAGTTTTCTCGTCAATTACTTGAAGAAGAAAAGGTAGCTGTTGTTCCAGGAACAGCTTTTGGCGAGGCCGGTGAAGGATATATACGGTGTTCTTACGCTAACTCAAAGGATGTTTTAAAGGAAGCTCTTGATAAGATAAGTAGGTTTATCGAAGACAAGGTTTAG
- a CDS encoding Lrp/AsnC family transcriptional regulator, which translates to MDSKDVEILDVLEGDARTSCEDLANMVDLDLDEVESRIERLEEEGVIKKYMALIDWDLAGEEYVYASIELNVELSRESGYDDIAERIARFPEVETIRLISGENDLQILVKERSMKKVSSFVSEKISTLESVRDTVTHFVLKTYKEDGEVFFVKEDNKRLSISP; encoded by the coding sequence ATGGATTCTAAGGATGTTGAAATTCTTGATGTTTTGGAGGGTGATGCCCGTACTTCGTGTGAGGATCTTGCTAATATGGTTGATCTTGATTTGGATGAGGTTGAGTCTCGTATTGAGAGGCTTGAGGAGGAGGGTGTTATTAAGAAGTATATGGCTTTGATTGATTGGGATTTGGCTGGTGAGGAGTATGTTTATGCTTCGATAGAGCTTAATGTCGAGCTTAGTAGGGAGAGTGGTTATGATGATATTGCTGAGCGGATTGCTAGGTTTCCTGAGGTTGAGACTATTAGGCTTATTTCGGGGGAGAATGATCTGCAGATTTTGGTGAAGGAGAGGTCTATGAAGAAGGTTAGTTCTTTTGTTTCTGAGAAGATTAGTACTCTTGAGAGTGTCAGGGATACTGTGACGCATTTTGTTCTTAAGACTTATAAGGAGGATGGGGAGGTTTTCTTTGTCAAAGAGGATAATAAAAGGTTATCTATATCTCCTTGA
- a CDS encoding ribosome biogenesis/translation initiation ATPase RLI, translated as MRIAVLDRERCQPKKCSDECINFCPKVRSGEEAIVVNSEDGKPEINESICIGCNICIRKCPFDAITIVNLPEELEEQAVHRYGENGFVLYRLPLVSEGDVTGILGPNGIGKTTALNILSGDLFPNLGSGAEDWGDVIEHFNGSVLQTHFEKVSNQDIKISIKPQHIRSIPEAYTGLVGELLQGVDERGVLDEVAERLHLKQIWERELDVLSGGELQRVAIAACLSRKADLYFMDEVTPYLDIYQRKRVASFIREMPEESTVLIVEHDIAILDLLTDRLHLGYGDPGAYGIITKPKGVRKGINQYLDGYLPDENIRIRDESIDFKEASATGRTGGKKLISLPHLVKEYSDFRVEIDGGQLYQGETVGIVGPNAIGKTTVVSMLAGKTEPTNTDIDLDLSISYKPQYIKADVDMDVGSFLATISSDYGSSYYKTRLMNPLSIDELVESDLGDLSGGELQRVAIAACLSRKADLYILDEPSAHLDVEQRTMAIKTIKRIVQSRDSSALVVDHDIYMIDLLSDRLMVFDGEPGVEGHAHGPYDMREGMNNFLKTLGITFRRDEDTRRPRINKENSHLDRKQKREGEYYYS; from the coding sequence TTGAGAATAGCTGTATTAGATAGGGAGCGGTGTCAGCCTAAGAAATGTTCTGATGAATGTATAAATTTCTGTCCAAAGGTTCGTAGTGGTGAGGAAGCTATCGTAGTTAATTCTGAGGATGGTAAGCCTGAGATTAATGAATCTATTTGCATAGGCTGTAATATATGTATCAGGAAATGTCCTTTTGATGCTATTACAATTGTTAATTTGCCTGAAGAGCTGGAGGAACAGGCGGTTCATAGGTATGGTGAGAACGGTTTTGTTTTATATCGACTTCCGCTTGTTTCAGAGGGAGATGTAACAGGTATCTTAGGTCCAAATGGTATTGGTAAGACAACCGCGCTCAATATTCTTTCAGGGGATTTATTCCCGAACCTTGGTAGTGGTGCTGAAGATTGGGGTGACGTGATTGAACATTTCAATGGCTCTGTTCTTCAAACTCATTTTGAAAAGGTAAGTAATCAGGATATTAAGATATCTATCAAACCACAGCACATTAGGTCGATACCAGAAGCATATACTGGTTTAGTTGGTGAGTTGTTACAGGGTGTTGATGAAAGAGGTGTGTTGGATGAAGTGGCTGAACGTCTTCATTTGAAACAGATTTGGGAGCGGGAACTGGATGTTTTAAGTGGTGGAGAGCTTCAGAGGGTTGCAATAGCCGCGTGTCTATCCAGAAAAGCAGATCTATATTTTATGGATGAAGTAACACCATATCTAGATATTTATCAACGGAAGAGGGTTGCAAGTTTTATTCGTGAAATGCCTGAAGAGAGTACTGTTTTAATTGTTGAACACGATATAGCTATTCTTGACTTACTTACAGATCGATTACATCTCGGTTATGGTGATCCCGGCGCTTATGGTATCATAACTAAGCCAAAGGGTGTTAGAAAAGGAATAAACCAATACTTAGATGGATATTTGCCCGATGAAAACATACGGATTCGGGATGAATCTATAGATTTCAAGGAAGCAAGTGCCACTGGTCGAACAGGTGGTAAAAAATTAATTTCATTACCACACCTTGTTAAAGAATACAGTGATTTCCGCGTTGAAATTGATGGTGGTCAGTTATATCAAGGTGAAACAGTAGGTATTGTCGGGCCTAATGCGATAGGGAAAACAACTGTTGTTAGTATGTTGGCAGGGAAGACAGAGCCAACCAACACAGATATTGACTTAGATTTAAGTATTTCTTACAAACCTCAGTATATCAAGGCCGATGTCGATATGGATGTTGGTAGTTTCCTGGCAACAATCTCTAGTGATTATGGTTCTTCTTACTACAAAACCCGGTTGATGAATCCTTTATCGATAGATGAATTGGTTGAATCAGATCTAGGGGATTTAAGTGGTGGAGAGCTTCAGAGGGTTGCAATAGCCGCGTGTCTATCCAGAAAAGCAGATCTTTATATACTTGATGAACCTTCAGCACATCTAGATGTTGAACAGAGGACTATGGCGATTAAAACGATTAAAAGAATTGTTCAAAGTAGAGATAGCTCTGCATTGGTTGTGGACCATGATATATACATGATTGATTTATTGAGCGATCGTTTAATGGTTTTCGATGGGGAGCCTGGAGTGGAAGGACATGCTCATGGGCCATATGATATGCGTGAAGGAATGAATAACTTTCTAAAAACTCTTGGAATAACATTCCGGAGGGATGAAGACACAAGACGACCGAGAATTAACAAAGAAAACAGCCATCTAGATAGAAAACAAAAAAGAGAAGGTGAATATTACTACTCTTAA
- a CDS encoding succinylglutamate desuccinylase/aspartoacylase family protein produces the protein MDRTKIQNFNKIKLKGKKKLKIDTFKLADDSVISLPCGVISNGKGPKIAITGGQHGNEWNGTYIAQRLYKEIPNQKTNGTIVILPVLNPPAFNQKNRVSSIDNIDLNRTYLGSDRKPTERIGKLLFENIFSEMDYIIDIHTGGPGEYLPHTVIVDRERVKEASLILPHLYIAKATGGSLVSSAEREGIKSYLIEVGRGRNINYRFVKQVIKGIKNFLKGTNIIKGQVEKQKTETFLNKQKIPSPQSGFFKSKTKLGEFIEKGQTIGKIEKMMGEEKTIKSPISGRVIYIRRERVVAEGENVLHLLY, from the coding sequence ATGGATAGAACAAAAATACAGAACTTTAATAAAATCAAACTTAAAGGCAAAAAAAAGCTGAAAATAGATACATTCAAACTAGCAGACGACTCAGTTATATCACTACCATGTGGAGTAATATCCAATGGCAAAGGACCTAAAATAGCGATTACAGGAGGACAACATGGAAACGAATGGAACGGAACATACATAGCTCAAAGACTCTACAAAGAAATCCCAAACCAAAAAACAAATGGAACAATAGTTATATTACCAGTACTAAACCCACCAGCCTTCAACCAAAAAAACCGTGTTTCATCAATCGACAACATCGACCTCAACAGAACCTACCTTGGAAGCGACCGGAAACCTACAGAGAGAATAGGGAAACTATTGTTTGAAAACATATTCTCCGAAATGGATTACATAATAGACATACACACAGGAGGGCCAGGAGAATACCTACCACACACCGTCATAGTGGATAGAGAAAGAGTGAAAGAAGCATCACTAATACTACCACACCTCTATATAGCAAAAGCCACTGGCGGCAGCCTAGTAAGCTCCGCAGAAAGAGAAGGAATAAAATCATACCTAATTGAAGTAGGTCGTGGCAGAAACATAAACTACAGATTCGTAAAACAGGTCATTAAAGGAATCAAAAACTTCCTCAAAGGAACAAACATAATAAAAGGCCAAGTAGAAAAACAAAAAACCGAGACCTTCCTAAACAAACAAAAAATACCATCCCCCCAATCAGGGTTCTTCAAATCAAAAACAAAACTGGGAGAGTTTATAGAAAAAGGACAGACAATAGGAAAGATCGAAAAAATGATGGGTGAAGAAAAAACAATAAAATCCCCCATATCTGGCCGAGTAATATACATAAGAAGAGAAAGAGTGGTAGCAGAAGGAGAAAACGTACTACACCTACTCTACTAA
- a CDS encoding 2,5-diamino-6-(ribosylamino)-4(3H)-pyrimidinone 5'-phosphate reductase, whose protein sequence is MSRPYVVINSAMSCDGKISTRERRQISISSEEDFSRVDQLRKDVDGILVGIGTVLADDPKLLEEDTYRVVVDSRARTPVDSEVFIGDSPTLIAVSSVAPKNRVERLKEVCEVVEVGSDRVDLSELMSLLGDRGLDKLLVEGGGTINWSLLSNGLVDELYTYVGNMVFGGKRAPTLADGKGAGGLSDAVKLELKDCYRLGSGVVLEWRVLNQP, encoded by the coding sequence ATGTCTAGGCCATATGTTGTTATTAATAGCGCAATGAGTTGTGACGGTAAGATATCTACTAGGGAGAGGCGTCAGATTTCTATTTCTTCTGAAGAAGATTTTAGTAGGGTTGATCAGTTAAGGAAGGATGTTGATGGAATATTGGTTGGTATAGGTACTGTTCTCGCTGATGACCCTAAGTTGTTAGAGGAAGATACTTATAGGGTTGTTGTGGATAGTAGGGCTCGGACACCAGTTGATAGTGAGGTTTTTATTGGGGATAGTCCTACATTAATTGCGGTTTCTAGTGTTGCTCCAAAAAACCGTGTTGAGCGATTAAAAGAGGTTTGTGAGGTTGTTGAGGTTGGGAGTGATCGTGTGGATCTAAGTGAGTTGATGAGTTTGTTGGGAGATCGTGGTTTGGATAAATTATTGGTTGAAGGTGGAGGAACTATAAATTGGTCTTTGTTGTCCAACGGCTTGGTCGATGAGCTATATACTTATGTTGGTAATATGGTTTTTGGTGGTAAACGTGCTCCAACTTTGGCTGATGGTAAGGGTGCAGGTGGTTTGTCAGATGCAGTGAAACTGGAGTTAAAGGATTGTTATAGGTTGGGTAGTGGTGTGGTTTTGGAGTGGCGTGTTCTAAATCAACCTTAA
- a CDS encoding sugar phosphate isomerase/epimerase family protein, whose amino-acid sequence MKFGVGMAIFWHEDYDLIREIERLSEMGFESIEVYCEYPFLEKWNENGFRDELRVIRDKIEECGMDVVTHATHYDVNISTWNDEVRNVAINQVMKSIDAASILNSDIVVVHPGYLPSGKFSREKTLDKMVGSLKEVGRYAQEKDVRLGLENLRHSPKALCVEPEELSRAIDLVDMDNVGITFDIAHANSIPHMKPEEYLMAIKDDVYHVHISDNRGDGMHYPIGVGNIDFKPILRVLSDIEYDGQITLEGWLPKWERKETLVKLSIGFLKDYLMEIRPSEIESS is encoded by the coding sequence ATGAAGTTTGGAGTTGGAATGGCTATTTTTTGGCATGAGGATTATGACCTTATACGTGAGATTGAGCGGTTGAGTGAAATGGGGTTTGAGTCAATTGAAGTTTATTGTGAATATCCTTTTTTGGAGAAATGGAATGAAAATGGTTTTAGAGACGAATTAAGGGTGATTCGAGATAAAATCGAGGAGTGTGGGATGGATGTTGTTACCCATGCTACCCACTATGATGTAAATATTTCAACCTGGAATGATGAAGTTAGAAATGTCGCGATTAACCAGGTTATGAAGTCGATTGATGCTGCTTCGATTCTTAATTCAGATATCGTTGTTGTACATCCTGGTTACTTACCTTCAGGAAAGTTTTCTAGAGAAAAGACTTTAGATAAAATGGTTGGTAGTTTAAAGGAAGTTGGTCGTTATGCCCAGGAAAAAGATGTTAGGCTTGGTCTGGAGAACTTGAGGCATTCACCTAAGGCTTTGTGTGTGGAGCCTGAAGAGTTGTCTAGAGCTATCGATTTAGTAGATATGGATAATGTTGGTATAACCTTTGATATTGCTCATGCTAACAGCATACCTCATATGAAGCCTGAAGAATACTTAATGGCTATTAAAGATGATGTTTATCACGTACATATTAGTGATAACCGTGGAGATGGTATGCATTATCCTATAGGGGTTGGTAACATAGATTTTAAACCTATACTTCGTGTTTTATCCGATATTGAGTATGATGGCCAAATTACTTTAGAGGGTTGGCTTCCGAAGTGGGAGCGTAAAGAAACCTTAGTTAAATTAAGTATCGGTTTCTTGAAGGATTATCTTATGGAGATAAGGCCTTCAGAGATTGAATCTAGTTAG
- a CDS encoding SHOCT domain-containing protein, with the protein MNLYTDLPLIFEHHPMEGWGFWGFGWLPLLLWLAFFLIIGVLVYQDAEKRGMNGLLWLVLILIPMVGLLFLLIYIVVREEKPVIGNTDEILDERLAKGEITLEEYEELKDKLK; encoded by the coding sequence ATGAATCTTTATACCGACCTACCGCTGATTTTTGAACACCACCCAATGGAGGGATGGGGTTTCTGGGGTTTTGGATGGCTACCTCTATTGTTATGGCTTGCATTCTTCTTAATTATCGGTGTTTTAGTTTACCAGGATGCTGAAAAAAGAGGGATGAACGGCCTTTTATGGCTAGTATTAATATTGATTCCGATGGTTGGTTTACTCTTCTTATTGATATACATAGTGGTTCGTGAAGAAAAACCAGTGATTGGAAACACAGACGAAATACTTGATGAACGGCTTGCCAAGGGAGAGATTACATTGGAAGAATACGAAGAACTCAAGGATAAACTCAAATAA
- a CDS encoding transposase, whose amino-acid sequence MQRNVSTTVRVKLHSLTNRKADLLAREYEAFQTEVRGGDADLYSATKQQASKVQRQKDPNPDTEQPVVLRNDVFDVSYDEDTVLSSWWVKLPVYDPERGRGNSIWCPAHVPNKDEQLVREGDIRDSELVRRNGDWYVHLVVKRSVTVQDEYDDVLAIDMGARWVATSAFLSDRKTTFYGEEVRRIREHYKQLRKSIGKAKPRQGQQVVERIGDAEARKVDDRLHKIACQIVEDAEQRNAIIVVGDLGGIRKDNDKGRYVNDKTHKMPFARLLNYIEYKTHDAGIDVQLVEEYDTSKTCNRCACEGVRETQGRFKCPECGLDDNADKNGALNIGKRALGKFSKPLSMAGAVLAQPKTQVIVQRDDEPANLSVSVGSTPSGGTPQL is encoded by the coding sequence ATGCAACGGAACGTCTCAACCACGGTGCGGGTCAAACTCCACTCGCTGACCAACAGGAAGGCTGACCTGCTCGCCCGTGAGTACGAGGCGTTCCAGACAGAGGTTCGCGGTGGAGACGCCGACCTCTATTCCGCGACCAAACAGCAGGCATCGAAAGTCCAGCGACAGAAAGACCCGAACCCCGACACCGAACAGCCTGTCGTTCTCCGCAACGACGTGTTCGACGTGTCCTACGACGAGGACACCGTTCTCTCGTCATGGTGGGTCAAACTCCCCGTCTACGACCCTGAGCGTGGACGGGGCAACTCCATCTGGTGTCCCGCCCACGTTCCGAACAAGGACGAACAACTCGTCCGTGAGGGCGATATTCGGGACAGCGAGTTGGTGCGCCGTAACGGTGACTGGTACGTCCATCTCGTCGTGAAGCGGTCTGTGACCGTCCAAGACGAGTACGACGACGTGCTGGCTATCGACATGGGCGCACGATGGGTCGCCACCTCTGCGTTCCTCTCTGACCGCAAGACCACGTTCTACGGCGAGGAAGTGCGTCGTATCCGCGAACACTACAAACAACTGCGGAAGTCCATCGGGAAAGCGAAACCCCGACAGGGACAGCAGGTGGTTGAGCGTATCGGGGACGCGGAAGCGCGGAAGGTGGACGACCGCCTCCACAAGATTGCCTGCCAAATCGTGGAGGACGCCGAACAACGGAACGCAATCATCGTCGTGGGCGACCTCGGCGGTATCCGCAAGGACAATGACAAAGGGCGGTACGTCAACGACAAGACCCACAAGATGCCGTTCGCCCGCCTGCTCAACTACATCGAGTACAAGACCCACGACGCGGGCATCGACGTGCAGTTGGTCGAAGAATACGACACGTCGAAAACGTGCAACCGCTGTGCCTGCGAGGGCGTCCGAGAGACGCAGGGACGCTTTAAGTGTCCCGAGTGTGGGCTGGACGACAACGCCGACAAGAACGGTGCGCTGAATATTGGCAAACGAGCCTTGGGCAAGTTCTCGAAACCGCTGTCCATGGCGGGGGCTGTACTGGCACAGCCCAAAACGCAGGTCATCGTCCAACGTGACGACGAACCTGCGAACCTCTCCGTATCCGTGGGTTCAACCCCCAGTGGGGGAACCCCACAGCTTTAG
- the tnpA gene encoding IS200/IS605 family transposase, with translation MPRGFDRERTNVHKLQYHFIWCPKYRKSVLEGEVCDRLEELIGEKADELDLEILELVIRPDHVHLFITGDPTLAPNKIMQQVKGYSSRHLRDEFDFGLPSLWTRSYFVSSAGDVSSEVIEEYIDDQAGE, from the coding sequence ATGCCTCGTGGGTTCGACAGGGAACGTACCAATGTCCACAAACTCCAGTACCACTTCATCTGGTGTCCGAAGTACCGTAAATCGGTGCTTGAGGGCGAGGTATGCGACCGTCTCGAAGAGCTCATCGGGGAGAAAGCCGACGAACTCGACTTAGAGATACTGGAGTTGGTGATTCGCCCCGACCACGTACACCTGTTCATCACGGGCGACCCAACGCTCGCCCCGAACAAAATCATGCAACAGGTCAAGGGCTACTCTTCGCGCCACCTCCGCGACGAGTTTGACTTCGGCTTGCCGTCGCTGTGGACGCGCTCGTACTTCGTCTCAAGTGCGGGCGACGTATCCAGCGAAGTCATCGAGGAGTACATCGATGACCAAGCAGGTGAGTAG
- the ilvC gene encoding ketol-acid reductoisomerase, producing MTEMYYGENIELSQLEKVAIIGYGSQGHAHALNLHESGVDVVVGVRKNGKSWEKAKNDGLEVKTIPKAVKNATLTAILIPDEVQPQVYKEQIEPNLNPQDTLLFAHGFNIHYNQIRPPNNVNIVMVAPKGPGHLVRRVYEEGNGTPGLFAINQDVTGQAQEKALAYAKGIGCTRAGLLKTTFKEETETDLFGEQVDLCGGVTKLIKDTFETLVEAGYQPEVAYFESLHEMKLIVDLIHEQGLKGMWHSVSNTAEYGGLTRGKQVIDNQTKQNMKEVLKEIQNGEFAREWILENKSGQPVLKRAREQERNHQIEEVGEELREMMPWLNNQE from the coding sequence ATGACAGAAATGTATTACGGAGAAAATATAGAACTCTCACAACTAGAAAAAGTAGCAATAATCGGATACGGAAGCCAAGGACACGCCCACGCACTAAACCTACATGAAAGCGGAGTAGACGTAGTAGTAGGAGTAAGAAAAAACGGAAAATCTTGGGAAAAAGCAAAAAACGATGGATTAGAAGTAAAAACAATACCAAAAGCAGTAAAAAACGCAACACTAACAGCAATCCTAATACCAGACGAAGTACAACCCCAAGTATATAAAGAACAAATAGAACCAAACCTAAACCCCCAAGACACATTACTATTCGCACACGGATTCAACATACACTACAACCAAATCAGACCACCAAACAACGTCAACATAGTAATGGTAGCTCCAAAAGGCCCAGGCCACCTCGTAAGAAGAGTCTACGAAGAAGGCAATGGAACACCAGGCCTATTCGCAATAAACCAAGACGTAACAGGTCAAGCCCAAGAAAAAGCACTCGCCTACGCAAAAGGAATAGGCTGCACAAGAGCAGGCCTACTAAAAACAACATTCAAAGAAGAAACCGAAACAGACCTATTCGGAGAACAAGTCGACCTATGTGGAGGAGTAACAAAACTAATCAAAGACACATTCGAAACACTCGTCGAAGCCGGATACCAACCAGAAGTAGCCTACTTCGAATCACTCCACGAAATGAAACTAATAGTCGACCTAATACACGAACAAGGCCTAAAAGGCATGTGGCACTCAGTAAGCAACACAGCAGAATACGGCGGACTAACCAGAGGAAAACAAGTAATAGACAACCAAACCAAACAAAACATGAAAGAAGTGCTCAAAGAAATACAAAACGGCGAATTCGCAAGAGAATGGATACTAGAAAACAAATCCGGACAACCAGTACTAAAAAGAGCAAGAGAACAAGAAAGAAACCACCAAATCGAAGAAGTCGGAGAAGAACTAAGAGAAATGATGCCCTGGCTCAACAACCAAGAATAA
- the ilvN gene encoding acetolactate synthase small subunit, with protein sequence MDVHVIGLLVENKPGVLNRVANLFSRRGYNIETISVGVTENPEISRMTITLKGDEDVLEQVIKQLNKQMDIIKVTELKENYVERGLALIKVNADNPNTRSEIIQIADIFRANVVDVGKKALTLEVTGDRKKIDAIINMLKEHGIKEIAQTGTVAMNRGRKSIGG encoded by the coding sequence ATGGATGTACACGTAATCGGATTACTAGTAGAAAACAAACCCGGAGTACTAAACCGGGTAGCAAACCTATTCAGCCGAAGAGGATACAACATAGAAACCATATCAGTAGGCGTAACAGAAAACCCAGAAATCTCCCGAATGACAATAACCCTCAAAGGAGACGAAGACGTCCTAGAACAAGTAATAAAACAACTAAACAAACAAATGGACATAATTAAAGTAACCGAACTAAAAGAAAACTACGTCGAAAGAGGCCTAGCATTAATAAAAGTCAACGCAGACAACCCCAACACTAGATCCGAAATAATACAGATAGCAGACATATTCAGAGCAAACGTAGTAGACGTAGGTAAAAAAGCCCTCACATTAGAAGTAACAGGCGACCGAAAAAAAATCGACGCAATAATCAACATGCTCAAAGAACATGGAATAAAAGAAATCGCACAAACAGGAACAGTCGCCATGAACAGAGGCAGAAAATCAATAGGAGGATAA